A genomic region of Dactylococcopsis salina PCC 8305 contains the following coding sequences:
- a CDS encoding Mo-dependent nitrogenase C-terminal domain-containing protein, protein MTSLTQTSHPKSDREISAWIRGLLTVAWADGDFDLEEKHLITKITREELTPDVELSKVDLISPEELAQVLGNDKKVAENFLRTAVMVAVADGVYSRPEADLLKSFCQALNLEVQALKTLEHTLDEKEVETPGATLSLQDEQKQDHPDHPHSDLLQPVRDWLDGMDVEDPRIARFICKLVPPQCPFERDIKLFGHKLVHIPPLCKLNPLYEQLVGLRFRALSFLADDCKEDVSKYC, encoded by the coding sequence ATGACTAGCCTGACACAAACTTCCCACCCCAAATCCGATCGAGAAATTTCCGCTTGGATTCGTGGTTTATTGACCGTTGCTTGGGCGGATGGAGACTTTGACTTAGAAGAAAAACATCTCATTACCAAGATTACCAGAGAAGAATTAACCCCAGATGTTGAATTAAGTAAGGTTGATTTAATTAGTCCTGAAGAATTAGCCCAAGTCCTGGGAAATGACAAAAAAGTTGCCGAAAACTTCCTCCGTACAGCAGTCATGGTCGCCGTCGCTGATGGAGTGTATTCTCGACCCGAAGCCGATCTTTTGAAATCCTTTTGTCAAGCACTCAACTTAGAAGTTCAGGCGCTCAAAACCCTCGAACATACCCTTGATGAAAAAGAAGTCGAAACCCCAGGCGCAACCCTCTCTCTTCAAGATGAACAAAAACAGGATCATCCAGATCATCCTCACTCTGATCTCCTCCAACCGGTTCGAGATTGGTTAGATGGGATGGATGTGGAAGACCCTCGCATTGCCAGATTTATCTGTAAGTTAGTTCCTCCTCAATGTCCATTTGAGCGCGATATTAAACTGTTTGGTCACAAATTAGTTCATATTCCGCCGTTATGTAAACTTAACCCTCTTTATGAACAGTTAGTGGGGTTACGGTTTCGCGCTTTATCTTTCCTTGCTGATGACTGTAAGGAAGATGTTTCTAAGTATTGTTAA
- the psaX gene encoding photosystem I protein PsaX, with amino-acid sequence MAETSTKKMPVPQSGQPPYRFRTFWALVLLVGNLIVAGIYFHVLNL; translated from the coding sequence ATGGCAGAAACTTCAACTAAAAAAATGCCAGTTCCCCAATCTGGTCAACCCCCCTATCGCTTTCGTACTTTCTGGGCTTTAGTGTTATTAGTGGGTAATCTCATTGTCGCTGGGATTTATTTCCACGTTCTCAACTTATAA
- the lipA gene encoding lipoyl synthase, with translation MANYTKATHSQTRQQWREEITALPSWLKRPIGNASDISTVQQVVKQRDIHTICEEGRCPNRGECYSNKTATFLLMGATCTRACAFCQVDKGHAPMMLDPEEPQKVAEAIEALGLKYAVLTSVARDDLEDGGASWFVKTMKAIRDRSPATGIEVLTPDFWGGKDSQQKQRDRVATVVAAQPACYNHNVETVPRLQGPVRRGAKYDRSLEVLRIVKEINPEIPTKSGLMLGHGETETEVIETLQDLRAIDCDRVTLGQYMRPSLEHRPVQKYWTPEEFDRLGAIAREMGFHHVRSGPLVRSSYHAGETD, from the coding sequence ATGGCAAACTATACAAAAGCAACCCACTCTCAAACGAGACAACAATGGCGCGAAGAAATTACGGCGCTACCGTCTTGGCTAAAACGCCCCATTGGCAATGCAAGCGATATCTCAACTGTTCAACAAGTCGTTAAACAGCGCGATATTCACACTATCTGCGAGGAGGGGCGCTGTCCCAATCGCGGAGAATGCTACAGTAATAAAACGGCAACGTTTCTGTTGATGGGAGCAACCTGTACCAGAGCTTGTGCATTTTGTCAAGTGGATAAAGGTCACGCCCCCATGATGCTTGATCCAGAAGAACCGCAAAAAGTGGCGGAGGCGATCGAAGCGTTAGGTTTAAAGTATGCTGTGTTAACCTCGGTGGCGCGAGATGACCTCGAAGATGGCGGTGCGAGTTGGTTTGTCAAGACCATGAAAGCGATTCGAGACCGATCGCCCGCAACGGGAATTGAAGTATTAACCCCCGATTTTTGGGGAGGAAAAGATTCCCAGCAAAAACAGCGCGATCGCGTGGCGACAGTAGTAGCAGCGCAACCCGCTTGTTATAACCATAATGTGGAAACCGTTCCCCGTTTACAAGGTCCCGTCCGTCGCGGCGCAAAATACGATCGATCGCTCGAAGTTTTAAGAATTGTAAAAGAAATCAACCCTGAAATCCCCACCAAATCAGGTTTAATGTTAGGACATGGAGAAACCGAAACGGAAGTAATTGAGACGTTACAAGACTTACGGGCGATCGACTGCGATCGGGTGACACTGGGACAATATATGCGCCCTTCCCTAGAACACCGCCCTGTGCAAAAATATTGGACACCAGAGGAATTTGATCGTCTCGGCGCGATCGCGCGGGAAATGGGATTCCATCACGTTCGATCGGGTCCGCTTGTGCGAAGTTCCTATCATGCGGGAGAAACGGATTAA
- a CDS encoding DUF4160 domain-containing protein, whose protein sequence is MPTILRVGPYSFIFFSSDQGEPTHIHVKRDQQLAKFWLDPVSLAKNRGFKQQELNSITKLVEEHKQTLLEGWYDYFDT, encoded by the coding sequence ATGCCCACAATTTTAAGAGTTGGTCCTTACAGTTTTATCTTTTTCAGTTCTGATCAAGGTGAACCTACTCATATTCATGTAAAGCGCGATCAACAATTGGCTAAGTTTTGGCTTGATCCCGTTTCTTTGGCAAAGAATCGAGGATTTAAACAGCAGGAATTAAATTCTATTACTAAGCTGGTAGAAGAACACAAACAAACACTGTTAGAGGGATGGTATGACTACTTTGACACTTGA
- a CDS encoding DUF2442 domain-containing protein: MTTLTLEKEPLAKEIKMTNDNLVVDLIDGRSLTVPLSWYPRLLHASQEERQNWQLLGEGYAIEWIDLDEHIGVEGLLAGRQSGESNSSFQRWLKSRIN, translated from the coding sequence ATGACTACTTTGACACTTGAAAAAGAACCCCTTGCGAAAGAAATCAAAATGACTAATGACAATTTGGTAGTGGATTTAATTGATGGACGAAGTTTAACTGTTCCCTTATCTTGGTATCCCCGACTGCTACACGCTTCTCAAGAAGAACGACAAAACTGGCAACTTTTGGGAGAGGGTTATGCGATCGAATGGATTGATTTAGATGAACATATTGGTGTTGAAGGTTTGTTAGCAGGAAGACAAAGTGGTGAAAGTAATTCTTCTTTTCAGCGTTGGTTAAAAAGCAGAATCAACTAA
- a CDS encoding NAD-dependent epimerase/dehydratase family protein, whose translation MRIFITGGSGCIGHYLAEELIHNTNHELFFLVRNPAKIQFDSEARSGVTILKGDLENIAQFQELLKTIDGAILAATIWGGTQETLRINVDKTLELLDLLAPETCQQVIYFSTASILDYHHQPLPEAKELGTDYIRSKYQCYQKIKQHSIASKLSIVFPTLVLGGDQNQPYSHVSAGLPEVTNWVNIARWIKADGSFHFIHAKDIAITVNYLIHHPSRKEKTREIVLGSAKITANQLIENLCSYLNKPIYFRIPLSIALANFLIFIFRIEMAQWDRFCLQYRHFSHENPVNPETFGLETYCPSLNDVFKQHNV comes from the coding sequence ATGCGGATTTTTATAACAGGTGGTAGTGGCTGTATTGGTCACTATCTAGCAGAGGAATTAATTCACAACACTAACCACGAACTCTTTTTTTTAGTACGAAATCCTGCTAAAATTCAGTTTGATTCGGAAGCGCGATCGGGGGTGACAATTCTTAAAGGTGACTTAGAAAATATTGCTCAATTTCAAGAATTACTCAAAACGATCGATGGAGCAATTTTAGCGGCGACCATCTGGGGAGGAACACAAGAAACCTTGAGAATTAATGTTGATAAAACCCTCGAATTGTTAGACTTACTTGCTCCCGAAACTTGTCAGCAAGTGATTTATTTTTCCACAGCCAGCATTCTCGATTATCATCATCAACCCTTACCAGAAGCGAAAGAACTGGGAACTGATTATATTCGATCGAAATACCAATGTTATCAAAAAATAAAACAGCATTCGATCGCTTCTAAACTAAGTATTGTCTTCCCCACTCTAGTCTTAGGAGGAGATCAAAATCAACCCTATTCTCATGTTTCTGCTGGACTTCCAGAAGTAACAAACTGGGTCAATATTGCGCGTTGGATTAAAGCAGATGGCAGTTTTCATTTTATCCACGCCAAAGATATCGCCATCACTGTCAATTATTTAATTCATCATCCATCCCGAAAGGAGAAAACACGAGAAATCGTTTTAGGAAGTGCCAAAATTACCGCCAATCAACTCATCGAAAATTTATGTTCTTACTTAAATAAACCCATTTATTTTCGGATTCCGTTATCAATTGCTTTAGCTAACTTTCTGATTTTTATCTTTCGTATTGAGATGGCACAATGGGATCGGTTTTGTCTGCAATATCGGCATTTCAGCCACGAAAACCCAGTCAATCCCGAAACCTTTGGCTTAGAAACTTATTGTCCTAGCCTAAACGATGTATTTAAACAACACAATGTTTAA
- a CDS encoding 8-oxoguanine deaminase, with protein MSTLLVKNIHTLVTMDDQRQEIKNGAILVQDHVIMQVGATSDLPDTADEILDLKGRHIVLPGLINTHHHFVQTLTRAVPGAQNSTLFGWLQTLYPIWGNLTSQGVYYSSQMAAAELMLFGCTTASDHLYIYPNDCTLDDQIQGVREIGLRFHASRGSMSVGESQGGLPPDYLVEKEADILQDSRRVIEEYHDNSPHAMLRITIAPCSPFSVTEDLMRESAALARSYPGVRLHTHLAENKSDVEYSLSHYGKIPGDYAEALGWLGEDVWHAHCVQLSDQSIDKFSRTKTGVAHCPCSNMRLGSGIAPIRKMLDQGVSVGLGVDGSASNDSGNLLNEARSALLLARVGAENAGVLTAREALEIATVGGANVLGRDDIGSIAPGMSADFISFNLDRAHLAGAHHDPVAAILFCHSAPVDYSFINGKKVIDNGHLTTIDLNFLVEKTNQISRNLIENT; from the coding sequence ATGTCAACCTTACTGGTAAAAAATATCCATACCCTTGTAACAATGGATGACCAGCGCCAAGAAATCAAAAACGGCGCAATTTTGGTTCAAGATCATGTCATCATGCAAGTGGGAGCTACCTCTGATCTCCCTGATACAGCAGACGAAATTTTAGACTTGAAGGGGCGCCATATCGTCTTACCTGGACTGATTAATACTCATCATCACTTTGTCCAAACTCTCACTCGCGCAGTTCCAGGAGCGCAAAATAGCACGCTTTTTGGCTGGTTACAAACCCTTTACCCGATCTGGGGAAACTTAACCTCCCAAGGAGTTTATTATAGTTCCCAAATGGCAGCCGCTGAATTAATGTTATTCGGTTGTACAACCGCTAGCGACCATCTCTACATCTATCCCAATGATTGTACCCTTGATGATCAGATTCAGGGGGTTAGAGAAATCGGACTTCGGTTTCATGCTAGTCGCGGTAGTATGAGTGTCGGAGAAAGCCAAGGCGGTTTACCGCCAGATTACTTGGTAGAGAAAGAAGCAGATATTCTGCAAGACTCTCGCCGTGTTATTGAAGAGTATCACGATAACTCCCCTCATGCCATGTTACGGATTACGATCGCGCCGTGTTCTCCATTTTCTGTAACAGAAGACTTAATGCGAGAATCGGCAGCCCTAGCGCGATCCTATCCAGGAGTAAGATTACACACCCATCTCGCGGAAAATAAATCCGATGTGGAATACAGTCTCTCTCATTACGGTAAAATCCCAGGAGACTACGCCGAAGCATTAGGATGGTTAGGGGAAGATGTGTGGCACGCCCACTGTGTTCAACTCAGCGATCAATCCATTGACAAATTTAGTCGCACAAAAACAGGCGTGGCTCACTGTCCTTGTAGTAATATGCGCTTAGGGAGTGGTATCGCTCCCATCCGTAAAATGCTGGATCAAGGGGTTTCTGTGGGCTTAGGAGTGGATGGTTCAGCTTCTAATGATAGTGGTAATCTTTTAAATGAAGCTCGCAGCGCCCTGTTATTAGCCCGTGTGGGCGCAGAAAATGCAGGAGTCTTAACCGCTCGTGAAGCTCTAGAAATTGCCACGGTAGGCGGGGCAAATGTTCTCGGCAGGGATGATATTGGCTCTATTGCCCCAGGGATGTCAGCAGATTTTATTTCATTTAATCTCGATCGCGCTCACTTGGCAGGCGCTCATCATGATCCAGTCGCCGCCATCCTTTTCTGTCATTCCGCACCAGTGGATTACAGTTTTATTAATGGCAAAAAAGTAATTGACAACGGTCATTTAACCACCATTGATCTTAACTTTTTGGTTGAGAAAACGAATCAAATATCAAGGAATTTGATAGAAAACACCTGA
- a CDS encoding NCS2 family permease gives MSQPTQEKPVSGIPAYFEFERLKTDFKTEIVAGFTTFMTMAYILVANPGILSNAIFLEESGDLFGELAIATAVSAAIATFIMGFYARFPFALAPGMGLNAYFAFSVVLGEGIPWQTALGAILIEGIIFIVLTVTNVRTLVVNAIPQCIKSATTAGIGAFIAYIALQSAGLITNSEATLTTFGNLATPEAGIAIIGIFMTAALVEWLQGGLLWGILGTALIAWVAGVAPWPSGIIGFPSIPSHLFGQAFVGLTQISPETIGELLTVLFVFLFVDFFDTVGTVTGLGMRTGYIDENGNFPRVNRALLADAVGTFAGAILGTSTVTSYIESASGVAEGGRSGFTAVVTGSLFLLSILFIPLFSAIPALATAPALIIVGVLMVGSVRDIQWDDIAESIPAFLTIILMPLTYSIADGLAAGLISYPLIKLFQGKTEDTPLVIWIIAAAFIIKFILEA, from the coding sequence ATGAGTCAACCCACCCAAGAAAAACCCGTCTCTGGAATTCCAGCTTATTTCGAGTTTGAGCGCCTAAAAACTGACTTCAAAACAGAAATCGTTGCGGGCTTCACAACCTTTATGACAATGGCGTATATTCTCGTAGCTAATCCTGGGATTCTCTCCAATGCCATCTTTTTAGAAGAATCAGGAGACCTCTTTGGAGAACTCGCCATCGCCACTGCCGTTTCCGCCGCGATCGCCACCTTCATCATGGGATTTTATGCCCGTTTTCCCTTCGCATTAGCCCCAGGGATGGGATTAAACGCCTATTTTGCCTTTTCGGTGGTTTTAGGAGAAGGAATCCCCTGGCAAACCGCCCTCGGCGCCATCCTCATCGAAGGAATTATTTTCATTGTCCTCACCGTTACCAATGTTCGCACCCTCGTTGTTAACGCCATTCCCCAATGTATTAAATCCGCCACCACAGCAGGAATCGGGGCTTTTATTGCTTATATCGCCCTGCAAAGCGCTGGACTGATTACCAACTCAGAAGCCACTTTAACCACTTTCGGCAATCTTGCCACTCCCGAAGCGGGAATTGCCATCATTGGGATATTTATGACCGCCGCTTTAGTGGAATGGTTGCAAGGAGGACTTTTATGGGGTATCCTCGGAACGGCTTTAATTGCCTGGGTTGCAGGTGTTGCGCCTTGGCCCAGTGGCATTATTGGCTTTCCGAGCATTCCCTCTCATTTATTTGGACAAGCCTTTGTGGGATTAACTCAGATTTCTCCCGAAACCATTGGCGAACTATTAACTGTCTTATTTGTCTTCTTATTTGTTGACTTCTTTGACACGGTAGGAACAGTGACAGGTTTGGGAATGCGAACCGGTTATATTGATGAAAATGGCAACTTTCCGAGGGTGAATCGGGCTTTACTCGCTGATGCTGTGGGAACATTTGCTGGGGCTATTTTGGGCACTTCTACCGTTACCAGTTATATTGAGTCTGCTTCTGGGGTTGCAGAAGGGGGAAGGAGTGGTTTTACCGCAGTGGTGACAGGAAGTTTGTTTCTTTTATCCATTTTGTTTATTCCTCTCTTCTCAGCCATTCCCGCATTAGCCACCGCACCTGCTTTAATTATTGTTGGGGTTTTGATGGTGGGGAGTGTGCGGGATATTCAATGGGATGATATTGCCGAATCAATTCCCGCGTTTCTAACGATTATTTTAATGCCTTTAACCTACTCGATCGCGGATGGTCTCGCAGCGGGTTTAATCTCCTATCCTCTCATTAAACTCTTTCAAGGAAAAACCGAAGACACTCCCCTAGTCATTTGGATCATCGCCGCCGCTTTTATTATTAAATTTATCTTAGAAGCCTAG